In one Oryza glaberrima chromosome 2, OglaRS2, whole genome shotgun sequence genomic region, the following are encoded:
- the LOC127762486 gene encoding uncharacterized protein LOC127762486 — protein MAARAGDTGLSKHVEEEVLRSPRRRVRQPPEIVSAAAAAVDDWHEPDQIEEEEDEDDDDDAREERRARIRERALLLRQHEEEQLLLLHQQHQDEDEASESDETAAESDSDGEQMAIVYMAVPLFVPKSQRDTTRLREEEQYRRPRRLDLELDKKRLEDRKAQTRRILLQEIIREELLAATTASDEAAIDGVDTDDEVDQAEEHESWRRREAARIKRCREESGIDDDDKSIMEDENPVADDRPNKKMKIKKPMRRFMQRYYHKGCFFQDDADDAAQTAAGACEIYRRDFSGPTGLDKMDVSVLPKVMQAKHFGRRGGRKWTHLVNEDTTNRNFT, from the exons atggcggcgcgcgccggcgacACCGGACTGAGCAAG cacgtggaggaggaggtgctgaggtcgccgcgccgccgtgtaCGGCAGCCTCCCGAGatcgtgtcggcggcggcggcggcggtagatgACTGGCATGAGCCCGATCagatcgaggaggaagaagacgaagatgatgatgatgatgcccgGGAGGAGCGCAGAGCGAGGATAAGGGAGAGGGCGCTGCTCCTGAGGCAGCATGAGGAGGagcagcttcttcttcttcaccagCAGCATCAGGACGAGGATGAGGCATCTGAGTCcgacgagacggcggcggaATCGGACTCCGACGGCGAGCAGATGGCCATCGTCTACATGGCCGTGCCCCTGTTCGTCCCTAAGTCACAGCGCGACACCACCCGGCTCAGGGAGGAAGAACAGtatcggcggccgcggcggcttgATCTGGAGCTGGACAAGAAGAGGCTCGAGGACAGGAAGGCTCAGACGAGGCGGATCCTGCTCCAAGAGATCATCAGAGAAgagctcctcgccgccaccacagCTTCGGACGAGGCAGCCATTGACGGCGTGGACACCGACGACGAGGTGGACCAAGCCGAGGAGCACGAGtcgtggcggcgccgggaggcggcgaggaTCAAGAGGTGCAGGGAGGAGAGCggcatcgacgacgacgacaagtcGATCATGGAAGACGAGAACCCGGTTGCTGACGATCGTCCCAACAAGAAGATGAAGATCAAGAAGCCGATGAGGAGGTTCATGCAGAGGTACTACCACAAGGGTTGCTTCTTCCaagacgacgccgacgacgcggcgcaGACGGCCGCCGGAGCATGCGAAATCTACCGGCGAGATTTCTCCGGGCCGACTGGGTTGGACAAGATGGACGTGAGCGTCTTGCCCAAGGTGATGCAGGCGAAGCACTTTGGGCGGCGTGGGGGAAGGAAGTGGACGCATCTAGTTAACGAGGACACCACGAACAGGAACTTTACCTAG
- the LOC127761162 gene encoding UV-stimulated scaffold protein A homolog gives MPRPAASSSSRPPPEGEPASSRATSSAESSIASLIDRATSTTSPSVDPALLRAIKSAARASDGAIRDAFRILLSLMSKPHAHVRLLAFTIADELFMRSKLFRSLLADVLDGFLPLAVGFRRAHPLPPPAASATLLRKAAVQALERWHHLFGAHYRQLRLAVEYLKESARVQFPGLRAAVEARAAREARTQEILTAKVEQLRRNLAAIKAEIRSVIDEIHNGLDIIRIESEKFNNYANDEDEEKGIASLAMRSIRMASLIAGEWVPETQENEAVFDALRESYRLLVSKHLVTVQEWISVLVRVNLADNRFRDSALKEFIDVKNEIRAVRNQCSELGLNLDNVHRRKGVQEEEDDDFWVEGNIEVPSPGRVGTSADVASSSKDTRKGKKPVGGTDTDDVKAPNAGNSPQELDPERAKLHAEAPVLPWSSVLDRWGSNRDALVNQRGLELESHWGRVDNDAVIPAAKIAELNVHSSIYREDPVEILPCLAPLKKGGLCQRRDLKICPFHGPIVPRDAEGNPIHQSDGHCDAEGNPVGQTDGRYDAAVSPIDPNEDSSDVRENMIMPDGSSDGECIYESSPSRTANINNDISDSDVGHDLGKITVEQLARQAVQNVRKRDRDDKKALEKAQRARIRQHNQDVLREAALASTSRSAADYDLPSPAVSRRGRQGKTKGPTLASMLKKKVTSKDRIAERLLNARARDATIREVSHTEDMSYREAFPNQW, from the exons atgccgcgccccgccgcctcctcctccagccgccctCCGCCGGAAGGCGAGCCGGCCTCGAGCCGCGCGACCTCCTCTGCGGAGTCCTCCATCGCGTCCCTCATCGACcgcgccacctccaccacctccccctccgTCGACCCGGCCCTCCTCCGCGCCATCAagtccgccgcccgcgcctccgaCGGCGCCATCCGCGACGCCTTCCGgatcctcctctccctcatgTCCAAGCCCCACGCCCAC GTGCGGCTGCTCGCGTTCACCATCGCCGACGAGCTCTTCATGCGCTCGAAGCTCTTCCGCTCCCTGCTGGCCGACGTGCTGGACGGCTTCCTCCCGCTCGCCGTCGGCTTCCGCCGCGCCcacccgctcccgccgcccgccgcctccgcgaccCTGCTCCGCAAGGCCGCCGTCCAGGCGCTCGAGCGCTGGCACCACCTGTTCGGCGCGCACTACCGccagctccgcctcgccgtcgagTACCTCAAGGAGTCCGCCCGGGTCCAGTTCCCCGGCCTCCGTGCCGCCGTCGAGGCTCGTGCCGCGCGGGAGGCTCGCACGCAGGAGATCTTAACTGCAAAGGTCGAGCAGTTGCGCCGAAACCTGGCGGCGATTAAGGCTGAAATCCGCTCCGTGATTGATGAGATCCACAATGGGTTGGATATCATTCGCATCGAGAGTGAAAAATTTAACAATTATGCaaatgatgaggatgaggagaaggggattgccTCTTTGGCGATGCGGAGTATTAGGATGGCTTCTTTGATCGCTGGGGAGTGGGTTCCTGAGACTCAGGAGAATGAAGCAGTTTTCGACGCGTTGAGGGAGTCATATCGGCTCCTTGTGTCAAAGCATTTGGTCACAGTTCAGGAATGGATATCTGTGCTGGTTAGGGTCAATCTCGCAGATAATCGTTTCAGAGATTCTGCTTTGAAGGAATTCATTGATGTTAAGAATGAAATACGAGCAGTGAGAAATCAGTGTAGTGAGCTTGGTCTTAATCTTGACAATGTCCATAGGCGGAAGGGTGttcaggaggaagaggatgatgacTTTTGGGTTGAGGGGAATATTGAGGTTCCTAGCCCTGGTAGAGTAGGTACCAGTGCAGATGTTGCAAGTAGCAGCAAGGACACTAGAAAGGGAAAGAAGCCAGTAGGTGGCACGGATACTGATGATGTCAAGGCACCTAATGCTGGCAATAGTCCTCAAGAGCTGGATCCAGAGAGGGCAAAGCTGCATGCAGAAGCCCCTGTGCTGCCATGGAGCTCTGTTTTGGATCGTTGGGGTTCGAACAGGGATGCACTTGTAAACCAAAGGGGACTTGAGCTCGAGAGCCATTGGGGAAGGGTGGATAATGATGCTGTTATACCTGCTGCAAAGATTGCAGAATTAAATGTTCATAGTTCAATATATAGAGAAGATCCAGTTGAGATTCTACCATGCCTTGCACCTCTGAAGAAAGGAGGCCTTTGCCAGAGAAGAGATCTCAAGATATGCCCGTTTCATGGGCCTATTGTTCCACGAGATGCCGAAGGAAATCCAATTCATCAGAGTGATGGCCATTGTGATGCAGAAGGAAATCCAGTTGGGCAGACTGATGGCCGTTATGATGCAGCAGTAAGTCCTATTGATCCGAATGAAGACAGTTCTGATGTAAGAGAAAATATGATTATGCCAGATGGAAGCAGTGATGGTGAATGTATTTATGAGTCCTCTCCTTCAAGAACGGCAAACATAAATAATGACATTAGCGACAGCGATGTAGGTCATGACCTCGGTAAAATTACAGTGGAGCAGTTGGCGAGACAGGCAGTGCAGAATGTCCGGAAAAGAGACAGGGATGACAAAAAAGCTCTGGAAAAAGCCCAACGAGCGAGAATTCGTCAGCATAATCAAGATGTTTTGCGGGAAGCGGCTCTTGCTTCAACCTCGCGCTCAGCGGCAGACTATGACCTCCCTTCGCCAGCAGTGTCTCGACGGGGACGCCAAGGTAAGACAAAGGGACCAACACTGGCATCGATGCTGAAGAAGAAAGTTACTTCCAAAGATAGAATTGCAGAGAGGCTTCTGAATGCTCGAGCTAGGGATGCGACAATAAGAGAAGTTTCACATACTGAAGATATGAGCTACAGAGAAGCATTCCCAAATCAATGGTAG
- the LOC127763420 gene encoding uncharacterized protein LOC127763420 gives MDRKRPRPPPPPPSPPPPVASSASSSSSSSVLDDGDLLREILLRLAHPTFLVRAALVCRRWLRHASDRAFLRRFAALHPPRLLGFYVDSASLPRPRFVPLPHPPELAAVVRRGSFDLGTAADLHFHLGTGIYCCRNGRLLVCHRGGGESTLQLRRPLHPASDGAVISTFRTPPRPLPPNQRHTRYILLPEDGGDGDAVACTVVTLVSSEREVFAKVEKILRAGVWDVARTSAPIELPAHWRRSLSRGFLVNGKLYMLGTTGYILGLELVSMSLFFIEVPDAVRDDCPESFQLSVKLSQAEKSGLYLIHVEGFKIHVWLHGTDGNSTADWNLVNTICLREVFGHLVKPSWESGDSRISLPGSGDNAEFVFLEVDGEVFCMDIISRTVEKVYEMAMKDDFLFEIYPFMMVWPPIFPALIKTHDLE, from the coding sequence ATGGATCGCAagcggccgcgccctccccctcccccgccgtcgccgccgccgccggtggcctcctccgcctcctcctcctcctcctcctcggtgcTCGACGACGGGGACCTCCTCCGcgagatcctcctccgcctcgcccacCCCACCTTCCTCGTCCGCGCCGCGCTCGTCTGCAGGCGCTGGCTCCGCCACGCCTCCGACCGggccttcctccgccgcttcgcGGCCCTCCACCCGCCCCGCCTCCTCGGCTTCTACGTCGACAGCGCCAGCCTCCCGCGCCCGCGCTTCGTCCCCCTCCCCCAtccgcccgagctcgccgccgtcgtccgccgcggcAGCTTCGACCtgggcaccgccgccgacctccactTCCACCTCGGCACGGGGATCTACTGCTGCCGGaacggccgcctcctcgtctgccacaggggcggcggcgagtccacgctccagctccgccgcccgctccaTCCGGCCAGCGACGGGGCGGTGATCTCCACCTTCCgcacgccgcctcgccctctCCCGCCCAACCAGCGCCACACGCGGTATATCCTCCTCCCCGAGGacggtggcgatggcgatgccGTGGCGTGCACCGTGGTGACCCTAGTGAGCAGCGAGCGGGAGGTCTTCGCCAAGGTAGAGAAGATCTTGCGAGCTGGAGTCTGGGACGTCGCGCGAACCTCGGCGCCCATTGAGCTACCTGCGCACTGGAGAAGATCATTAAGCCGGGGTTTTCTTGTCAATGGCAAGCTGTATATGTTGGGCACAACAGGGTACATTCTTGGATTGGAATTGGTGTCCATGAGCTTGTTCTTCATTGAGGTCCCCGATGCCGTTCGAGATGACTGCCCCGAAAGCTTTCAGCTGAGCGTTAAGCTGTCGCAAGCGGAGAAATCTGGGCTTTATCTGATCCATGTGGAGGGGTTTAAGATCCATGTTTGGCTTCACGGAACAGATGGAAACAGCACTGCCGATTGGAATCTAGTAAATACTATTTGTTTGCGCGAGGTGTTTGGTCATCTTGTGAAGCCTAGTTGGGAGTCAGGGGATTCACGCATAAGTCTGCCTGGGTCCGGGGACAATGCTGAGTTTGTGTTCTTGGAGGTGGATGGTGAGGTCTTTTGCATGGATATTATCAGCAGGACAGTGGAGAAGGTGTATGAGATGGCAATGAAGGATGATTTTCTGTTTGAGATATACCCCTTCATGATGGTTTGGCCACCAATCTTCCCAGCATTGATCAAAACACATGATCTAGAGTGA
- the LOC127762484 gene encoding zinc finger protein ZAT3-like, protein MAQQHSPPPPPAPPSPPPALPCHPMPPPPRHDDTALTLSLAPPAAAAAARPLQAMVARAKCSSPTGDAPPCTECGRRFLSWKALFGHMRCHPERHWRGITPPGGGGAGAASSTAASQFTLREREVAASLLMLSGAHPARSGVGKGKGKKRLLAPAAAAAPHHSPATCADHKCAVCHRGFATGQALGGHKRCHWPDRSCANQAISMLAVSTAGSSSTTTTSASPPPAPATAATALDLNLSLPPPLPRKNLQDGGSNETLDLNLGLQS, encoded by the coding sequence ATGGCGCAGCAGCActccccgcctccacctcctgccCCGCCGTCACCTCCGCCCGCGCTGCCGTGTCatccgatgccgccgccgccgcgccatgacGACACCGCGCTCACGCTGTCgctcgcgccgcccgccgccgccgccgccgctcgcccgctgCAGGCCATGGTGGCGCGGGCCAAGTGCTCGTCGCCGACCGGGGACGCGCCGCCGTGCACCGAGTGCGGCAGGCGGTTCCTCTCGTGGAAGGCGCTGTTCGGCCACATGCGCTGCCACCCCGAGCGCCACTGGCGCGGGATCACGCCccctggcggtggcggcgcaggcgcGGCGTCGTCTACCGCCGCCAGCCAGTTCACGCTCAGGGAGCGCGAGGTCGCCGCCAGCCTCCTCATGCTGTCCGGCGCTCACCCCGCCCGCTCCGGCGTCGGCAAGGGCAAGGGCAAGAAGCGCCTtctcgcccccgccgccgccgctgctcctcatCATTCCCCGGCAACCTGCGCCGACCACAAGTGCGCCGTCTGCCACCGCGGGTTCGCCACCGGCCAGGCGCTCGGCGGCCACAAGCGGTGCCACTGGCCGGATCGTTCCTGTGCCAATCAGGCGATATCGATGCtcgccgtctccaccgccggcAGCAGTAGTACCACTACCACGTCGGCAtcacctccgccggcgccggcgaccgccgccaccgcgctggACCTCAACCTGAgcctgccgccgccattgccgcggaAGAACCTCCAAGACGGCGGCTCGAACGAGACGTTGGATTTGAATCTGGGGTTGCAAAGTTAG